The window GTTTTTGGAGCATGATTAGGCCATAAATTTCCCATAATTCAGATTGGCTTACACTAATGTAAGGCTTAGCTTACACTAACGGAGATTTGTTGCGCAAACTCTCTGTTTCATACTAACATTGGCATCTCATACTAACTCACCAACTGCGATATCAAACTCCACTCATCACTATCGACCACCATTTGTCTTCTTACTTACATAATAAGCTTTGTTGGAgttgcattttttttttcatctgttTACCAGTTTGCCAGAATTAGACGCTTAACTAGGTTAATCATTGACGTACtaagtattttatttatttatttcaattATGCAGGCGAGTCTAATGCCAGACCAGGTGGTTCCTTGTGAGTAGTAATCAATCTAGGAGAAGTAATTCCCAAGGCTCTCCTCCGAGCTGTCAAAATAATTAGCAGCACTCTATGGGTCATATATTTTTTGACAACATGGACCTCTACCCTGCCAAGGACAATGGGGGATAAAATCTGTACTAGTCTGGCAAAGATTGACTTTGTGCATAGtttctaaaatttggtttttgctcGATTTATAAGGGCTGCTGTTAATTGGGGTGCCTAAAAATATATGGGTTTCCCTTTGGTTGTTTGGGTCCTAGTTTTGTTCGGTATAATGCAATTTTGAtcgcccaaaaaaaaaaaaaagattatcagCTTGATTTTGCTTTATTCTATTATTCTCTTGAGACATTGTAAGCCCTAGCTAGTATTCcatctccttttttttcttctttttttcaacaATGTCGACCGTTACCCTATCACCCAACTCCAGCTCGTCTTCTTCCAAAAGTACTGTTTCTATCTCAGCTCCTTGTCGTTCTCGGACTCGTTCTGGTACGGTTCGTCGTTCGACTCGTTCTGGGACTCGTCTTCAACTCAAAGCCAACCTCTCAACTATCCAGAAAGGAAATTCTTCTATCTCTGAATATGTTTCAAAAATCAAGGAAATTGCTGACGCTCTTGACTCTGCCCATGAACCTGTTTCTGATCTTGAACTTGCCTCCATTACACTTCGTGGTTTGGGTGATGGCTGGATCAACATATATTCTGCAATCCTTTGTCGATATGCTCTTCCAACTTTTTCTGAACTCCATGCATTACTTCTCAAAAGTAACTCATCGTCTAATATCCAAAATCCTAGCTGGGCTGTTTCTTCAGACTGCAACAACGGTATTGGTAGTGGTGGTAAGTTTAGCCTGTTTTGGTTTTTCATGCTCTTAGTTTTTTTGGTACCGATGAGTTTCGACTCAGGTCTGGTATCATCTCCCAGACTTTACCATTGTCAGTGACATCGGAATATGTGTAGCGAGGATCCTTCCCCTGTAATGATTCTAGTTTTGTCGGGCTCTgtagcctttttttttttttttcttttttcttttttttttgcacctAGTGTGGCGCACTCTCTTGTACTTTCTTTCCCTTCCCTTTTTTCTCTTCTAATCTGGCATACGTTTTTGTTGTACAGTTTCAggattttcttgttgtgagaatgATGATGAGGCAAAGATGCTCCGAATTGGATTTGTATGTCTAGTTTGCGCCACCCTTatatatgtttcactctagcttCTCAACCACTTAAGTTTCTATCTGAAAATTGTTTTTTTAGTAGCTTGGTTTTTGAATGCTTTAGTACATGGTCAGACCTTGTGAGATACTTACTTTTTTCTTTTGCCACTGTAGGTCAAGCCTGAGATTATCAGCTGGGCACCACGAATCATTGTCCTGCATAATTTCTTAACTTCGGAGGTATGAATATGAATGTCTCAATTACATGATCATGTCGAATCTATTGTGTGCAATTAGAGAATGAGACTGTGATATGATATTGCAGGAATGTGATTATCTTATAGCAACTGGCAAGCCCCGCCTCCAGCCTTCTAAGGTACAAGGCGCAAAAATAGGCGAGGCATGTATTACACTGGATCTCGCTTCTTTCTTATGACAAATAAAACTGTATTCGTTTTTTTTGCTTCTAATGAATGCCGCATTCAAATATTTATCAGGCATTCTATTTTAACCATTTTTCCAACCTGTATCTGTCTGTTATTTAATATAGT is drawn from Papaver somniferum cultivar HN1 unplaced genomic scaffold, ASM357369v1 unplaced-scaffold_16, whole genome shotgun sequence and contains these coding sequences:
- the LOC113337384 gene encoding prolyl 4-hydroxylase 1-like, which translates into the protein MSTVTLSPNSSSSSSKSTVSISAPCRSRTRSGTVRRSTRSGTRLQLKANLSTIQKGNSSISEYVSKIKEIADALDSAHEPVSDLELASITLRGLGDGWINIYSAILCRYALPTFSELHALLLKSNSSSNIQNPSWAVSSDCNNGIGSGVSGFSCCENDDEAKMLRIGFVKPEIISWAPRIIVLHNFLTSEECDYLIATGKPRLQPSKVQGAKIGEAFIKSDARTRFGMYLSKEDSKNPIVQAIERRISVFSQVPVENGELMQVLRYEKNQFFRLHHDYFSSTFNLKQTGGQRIATTIMYLSDKLKGEETYFPMAGKGKCSGAGKMLKGSSVKPIKGDAVLFWNMGPNAKVDPNSLHAGSDVLSGEKWSATKWMRQNKYS